One genomic window of Hydra vulgaris chromosome 03, alternate assembly HydraT2T_AEP includes the following:
- the LOC136078107 gene encoding uncharacterized protein LOC136078107 yields the protein MRKVNVGEVLYTSNIICRAYEYFAMRRSLYDCLCIDYKLPSIRTLTRLTSKISSMEDLSFINSIFMNLNPLKRTSILLIDEVYVKASLLYQRGALFGQAVNYPEKLAKTILSFMIKCLFGGPEFICRAQPVANLSSEFQFAQCQQIVGTINNIENSKTLVIITDGNPVNQRFFGMFKTVDSKPWLTTSGIYLLYDYVHLLKSIRNNWLTKETDELQFLNNKELALAKWSDLETIYKTECNSLFKLSKLTAKSVYPKPIKRQSVKFCLSVFCEETVAALRTHPEIKIKHLMVLLYLLKKKNFFECC from the coding sequence ATGAGAAAAGTTAATGTTGGTGAAGTTTTATATACTTCAAATATTATATGTAGAGCATATGAGTATTTTGCTATGCGACGAAGTTTATATGATTGTTTGTGTATTGACTACAAGTTGCCAAGTATAAGGACTTTAACACGATTGACTTCAAAAATAAGCTCAATGGAGGACctaagttttataaatagtatttttatgaatttaaatccATTGAAAAGAACTTCCATACTACTAATTGATGAGGTCTATGTCAAAGCTTCATTACTTTACCAAAGAGGTGCTTTGTTTGGTCAAGCAGTAAACTACCCTGAAAAGTtagctaaaacaattttatcatttatgatTAAATGTCTTTTTGGAGGTCCAGAGTTTATATGTAGAGCTCAACCTGTTGCAAATCTTTCCTCTGAATTTCAGTTTGCTCAATGTCAACAAATTGTTGGTAcgataaataatattgaaaatagtaaGACACTGGTAATAATTACTGATGGTAACCCTGTAAATCAAAGATTTTTTGGAATGTTTAAAACAGTTGATAGTAAACCATGGTTAACAACATcaggtatatatttattgtatgaTTATGTGCATCTCTTAAAATCTATACGAAACAATTGGTTGACAAAAGAGACTGACGAACTTcaatttttgaacaataaagAACTGGCTTTGGCTAAGTGGAGTGATTtagaaactatatataaaactgaGTGCAATAGTCTTTTTAAACTCTCTAAACTTACGGCTAAATCAGTTTATCCAAAACCAATAAAGAGACAATCTGTAAagttttgtttgtctgttttttgCGAAGAAACAGTAGCTGCATTAAGAACGCATCCAGAGattaaaataaagcatttgaTGGTACTGctgtatttat